One Pongo pygmaeus isolate AG05252 chromosome 10, NHGRI_mPonPyg2-v2.0_pri, whole genome shotgun sequence genomic window carries:
- the CFAP73 gene encoding cilia- and flagella-associated protein 73, whose protein sequence is MAVPWEEYFRLALQEKLSTKLPEQAEDYVPPVLRLLEKRQELIDADQALQAQKEVFRTKMAALKQRWEQLEQKERELKGSFIRFDKFLQDSEARRNRALRRAAEERHQAGGREAEALRLRTQLEELRRERARLQRRLKRLEPCARLLEQALELLPGFQEVPELVARFDGLAETQAALRLRERERLAELEAARARLQQLRDAWPDEVLSQGQRRAQLQERLEAARERTLQWESKWIQIQNTAAEKTLLLGRSRMAVLNLFQLVCQHQGQPPTLDIEDTEGQLEHVKLFMQDLSAMLAGLGQAEPAAPAS, encoded by the exons ATGGCGGTGCCCTGGGAGGAATATTTCCGACTGGCTTTGCAAGAGAAACTGTCTAC AAAGCTGCCAGAGCAGGCTGAGGATTACGTCCCACCAGTGCTGCGTCTCCTGGAGAAGAGGCAAGAGCTGATAGATGCAGACCAGGCCCTGCAGGCCCAGAAGGAG GTGTTCCGCACCAAGATGGCAGCCCTGAAACAGCGTTGGGAACAGCTGGAACAAAAGGAGCGGGAGCTAAAGGGATCGTTCATCCGCTTTGACAAGTTTTTGCAG GACTCCGAGGCCCGGCGCAATCGCGCGTTGCGGAGGGCGGCGGAGGAGCGGCACCAGGCGGGCGGGCGGGAGGCGGAGGCGCTGCGTCTGCGGACCCAGCTCGAGGAGCTACGACGGGAACGCGCGCGGCTGCAGCGCCGGCTTAAGCGCCTGGAGCCCTGCGCGCGCCTGCTGGAGCAAGCGCTGGAGCTGCTGCCCGGG TTCCAAGAGGTCCCGGAGCTGGTGGCGCGCTTCGACGGCCTGGCTGAGACGCAGGCGGCGCTGAGGCTCAGGGAGCGCGAGCGGCTCGCGGAGCTGGAGGCGGCGCGAGCGCGGCTGCAACAGCTGCGGGACGCCTGGCCGGACGAGGTGCTCTCACAGGGCCAGCGGCGGGCACAGCTGCAGGAGCGCCTGGAGGCTGCCAGGGAGCGTACGCTGCAGTGG GAATCCAAGTGGATTCAGATTCAGAACACAGCAGCGgagaagactctgctcctggGACGCAGCAGGATGGCCGTGCTCAACCTGTTCCAGCTAGTGTGCCAGCATCAGGGGCAGCCTCCCACCCTGGACATTGAGGACACGGAGGGACAGCTAGAGCAC